The Pseudarthrobacter sp. NS4 genome includes a window with the following:
- a CDS encoding carboxylate-amine ligase has translation MRTFGVEEEFLLVDARTGNHAPVAGDFLLEAPHPAASKQPPTEGESRTKATKRKTSLTAEVQREQVEAVSAPFTDLGDLAAALRMGRAEADRQAASFGARAVALGTSPLASLPHTQSQARYQAMEERFGLILREQLMCGFHIHVSVESDEEGVAVLDRIRVWLPVLIALSANSPYWHGQDTGYASFRYQVWRRWPTAGPTGIFGSAAAYRNLLDMLLSCNVLLDRAMIYFDARLSSTFPTVEIRVPDVCLKAGHAIAIAAVARALVETAAREWSRGLPPARIPVEMIRLASWRASRFGMEDDLIHPVRNRPMPAAECVAALLAHVAPVLAETGDAELVDEGVREILREGTGAQLQRAAFGRSGKLRDVILQAAETTISGC, from the coding sequence GTGCGGACTTTCGGGGTGGAGGAAGAGTTCCTGCTTGTTGATGCCCGCACCGGAAACCACGCACCCGTGGCTGGTGATTTCCTGCTGGAAGCCCCTCACCCGGCCGCGTCGAAACAGCCGCCGACCGAAGGTGAATCACGTACGAAGGCCACCAAACGGAAGACCAGCCTTACAGCGGAGGTCCAGCGCGAGCAGGTGGAGGCGGTCTCAGCGCCTTTCACCGATCTCGGGGACCTGGCGGCTGCACTGCGGATGGGGCGCGCCGAAGCGGACCGGCAGGCAGCCTCGTTCGGTGCACGCGCCGTAGCCTTGGGCACCTCCCCCTTGGCCAGCCTGCCCCATACCCAAAGCCAGGCCCGCTACCAGGCCATGGAAGAGCGGTTTGGGCTGATCCTGCGGGAGCAGCTGATGTGTGGGTTTCACATCCACGTCTCGGTTGAGTCGGATGAGGAGGGCGTGGCCGTCCTGGACCGCATCCGGGTCTGGCTTCCAGTCCTTATTGCCTTGTCCGCGAATTCGCCTTACTGGCACGGGCAGGACACCGGCTATGCCAGCTTCCGCTACCAGGTGTGGCGGCGCTGGCCCACTGCCGGACCTACCGGAATTTTCGGGTCGGCGGCCGCTTACCGGAACCTGCTGGACATGCTGCTCTCCTGCAATGTCCTCCTGGACAGGGCAATGATCTATTTTGATGCGCGCCTGTCTTCCACCTTTCCCACCGTGGAGATCCGGGTTCCGGATGTCTGCCTGAAGGCTGGCCATGCCATTGCCATCGCGGCCGTGGCCCGTGCCCTGGTGGAAACTGCAGCCAGGGAATGGTCCCGGGGGTTGCCGCCGGCGAGGATCCCCGTCGAGATGATCCGGCTGGCGTCCTGGCGGGCCAGCCGCTTTGGCATGGAGGACGACCTGATCCACCCTGTCCGTAACCGGCCAATGCCTGCGGCCGAATGCGTCGCTGCACTGCTCGCGCATGTAGCTCCCGTCCTGGCAGAAACGGGGGACGCTGAGCTTGTTGACGAGGGAGTGCGGGAGATCCTTCGGGAAGGGACGGGGGCCCAGCTGCAGCGGGCGGCCTTTGGCAGGTCAGGAAAGCTCCGCGACGTCATCCTGCAGGCTGCCGAAACCACAATCAGCGGCTGCTGA
- a CDS encoding DUF4383 domain-containing protein — MAVTTRVTGVRTALQWAALAAGAVFLLAGILGFVPGVTENTGSLGFAGPGTGALLLGIFQVSVLHNLVHGLYGAAGVFMARTHRHARNFLIYGGVIYLVLWVYGLLIGDNTPANFIPQNSADNWLHLVLGLAMIALAILLSPRTAPGGREN; from the coding sequence ATGGCAGTCACCACCCGCGTAACGGGCGTCCGAACCGCCCTGCAGTGGGCTGCCCTGGCCGCAGGCGCCGTGTTTCTGCTCGCAGGCATCCTGGGATTCGTCCCGGGGGTCACGGAAAACACTGGTTCCCTTGGCTTCGCAGGACCCGGAACAGGGGCCCTGCTGTTGGGAATCTTCCAGGTATCCGTTCTCCATAACCTTGTCCATGGCCTCTACGGCGCTGCGGGCGTATTCATGGCACGCACCCACCGGCACGCCAGGAACTTCCTCATCTACGGCGGGGTCATCTACCTGGTCCTCTGGGTGTATGGGCTCCTCATTGGAGACAACACACCCGCAAACTTCATCCCCCAGAACAGTGCGGACAACTGGCTGCACCTCGTCCTGGGCCTGGCCATGATTGCCCTGGCCATCCTGCTGTCCCCCCGCACTGCCCCCGGCGGCCGGGAAAACTGA
- a CDS encoding iron-containing redox enzyme family protein: MKIPEPRGPISSALFGVLSGQPGSSQESLDELRRLVTGQLARTADIIADDDVQLALFCLYELHYSGLESVQDEWEWEPGLIRVRQLLEKPFEAALRSAAQETAGDLDLPARADLTSDAVADVLFGLAARDTGPSVSRFVARKASLMQLREFLIHKSVYQLKEADPHTWAIPRLSGRPKAALVEIQADEYGGGRPDRMHSALFARTMRGLGMDDQYGAYVNAVPAISLAAVNLMSLCGLNRRLRGAITGHLAIYEMTSSQPNRLYGNGFRRHGFDAEVTHYFDEHVEADAVHEQIAGRDLAGGLVEAEPGLFGDVLFGATAVMAIDSRLSAHLLGSWENGRSSLRAAVPAAA, from the coding sequence ATGAAAATCCCGGAACCGAGAGGTCCCATCAGCAGCGCCCTATTCGGGGTTTTGTCGGGACAACCCGGCAGTTCCCAGGAGTCCCTTGACGAGCTGCGGCGGCTGGTCACCGGACAGCTGGCCCGTACTGCCGACATCATCGCCGATGACGATGTGCAGCTGGCCCTCTTCTGTCTCTACGAGCTGCACTACTCCGGCCTGGAAAGCGTGCAGGATGAGTGGGAATGGGAGCCCGGACTGATCCGGGTCCGCCAGTTGCTGGAGAAGCCGTTCGAGGCGGCCCTGCGTTCCGCTGCCCAGGAGACTGCCGGTGACCTGGACCTTCCGGCCCGAGCCGACCTGACCAGTGACGCGGTGGCCGATGTCCTGTTCGGCCTCGCGGCCCGGGACACCGGCCCGAGCGTCTCCCGGTTTGTGGCCAGGAAGGCCAGCCTGATGCAACTCAGGGAGTTCCTGATCCACAAGTCCGTGTACCAGCTCAAGGAAGCGGATCCCCATACCTGGGCCATTCCCCGGTTGAGCGGACGGCCGAAAGCGGCGCTGGTGGAAATCCAGGCCGACGAATATGGTGGTGGCCGCCCGGACCGGATGCACAGCGCACTGTTTGCCCGGACCATGCGTGGCCTGGGGATGGATGATCAGTACGGCGCCTATGTCAACGCCGTTCCGGCCATATCCCTCGCGGCCGTTAACCTGATGTCCCTCTGCGGGTTGAACCGGAGGCTGCGCGGTGCCATCACCGGCCACCTGGCCATTTATGAGATGACCTCCTCCCAGCCCAACCGCCTGTACGGCAACGGCTTCCGCCGGCACGGCTTCGATGCGGAGGTAACCCACTATTTCGACGAGCACGTCGAGGCAGATGCCGTCCACGAGCAGATCGCGGGGCGGGACCTGGCAGGGGGCCTGGTGGAGGCCGAGCCCGGACTGTTCGGCGACGTCCTGTTCGGCGCGACGGCGGTGATGGCCATTGACAGCAGGTTGTCCGCCCACCTCCTCGGATCCTGGGAGAATGGCAGGTCTTCGCTCAGGGCGGCAGTGCCCGCGGCAGCATGA
- a CDS encoding glycosyltransferase — MTSARLEAEYILPLRWTEDSGLPELVAYLQRLAAWIPVIVVDGSSPELFERHRTQFPPTVRHIRPGNQADPGTHAAQHRNGKVAGVMTGVRAAAAEMLVIADDDVRYTRTSLAAVVGHLGRADVVRPQNYFDPLPWHAWWDTSRTLINRAWSADFPGTLALRRSALLATDGYEPVLFENLELIRTVKAAGGREVIVPDLFVARRPPEARHFLKQRVRQAYDDFAQPRRLAAELALLPVVTAAAFLPARTRRKAFLGLAAAAAVVAATGRRRHNGSAVFPLRAVWFAPLWAMERAVCIWCALAFRLAGGVPYAGARLKTAAHSEAELRRRHHGKLGAFRQQQPGTPQAGTAQPDSAQAGTAQASTTATKEQT; from the coding sequence ATGACCTCCGCACGGCTGGAGGCTGAGTACATCCTTCCCCTGCGCTGGACGGAAGATTCCGGGCTGCCGGAGCTGGTGGCCTACCTGCAACGGCTGGCGGCCTGGATCCCGGTCATTGTGGTGGATGGCTCAAGCCCCGAGCTGTTCGAACGCCACAGGACGCAGTTTCCGCCCACGGTCCGCCACATCCGTCCCGGGAACCAGGCGGATCCTGGCACTCACGCCGCGCAGCACCGCAACGGCAAGGTGGCAGGGGTCATGACAGGCGTGCGTGCCGCCGCGGCGGAGATGCTGGTAATTGCCGACGACGACGTCCGCTACACGCGCACGTCCCTCGCCGCCGTCGTGGGCCATCTGGGCAGGGCGGATGTGGTGCGGCCGCAGAACTACTTCGACCCCCTGCCCTGGCACGCCTGGTGGGATACGTCCCGGACGCTGATCAACCGCGCCTGGTCCGCCGATTTTCCAGGCACCCTGGCGCTGCGCCGAAGCGCATTGCTGGCCACCGACGGCTACGAGCCCGTCCTGTTCGAAAACCTCGAGTTGATCCGCACCGTCAAAGCCGCCGGTGGACGTGAAGTGATTGTGCCGGACCTGTTCGTGGCCCGCCGGCCGCCCGAAGCCAGGCACTTCCTGAAGCAGCGTGTCCGGCAGGCCTATGACGACTTCGCGCAGCCCCGGCGGCTGGCCGCGGAACTCGCCCTGCTCCCGGTCGTCACCGCGGCCGCGTTCCTGCCGGCAAGGACACGCCGGAAGGCCTTCCTGGGACTGGCGGCGGCAGCGGCAGTTGTGGCCGCGACCGGACGGCGGCGCCATAACGGCAGCGCCGTCTTCCCGCTGCGCGCCGTGTGGTTCGCCCCGCTCTGGGCCATGGAACGGGCTGTGTGTATCTGGTGCGCACTCGCCTTTCGGCTGGCCGGAGGTGTGCCGTACGCGGGGGCCAGGCTGAAAACAGCCGCCCACTCGGAAGCTGAACTTCGGCGCCGGCACCACGGCAAACTGGGCGCCTTCCGGCAACAGCAGCCCGGCACCCCGCAAGCCGGCACAGCGCAACCCGACTCCGCACAGGCCGGCACTGCGCAAGCATCTACAACAGCGACAAAGGAGCAGACATGA
- a CDS encoding CDGSH iron-sulfur domain-containing protein: MNQEPAESSIVVCPDGPLIVRGEFEIVTPSGDPVPRERKTVALCRCGASAIKPYCDGTHKMIKFRTEPPAS; this comes from the coding sequence ATGAACCAGGAACCGGCAGAAAGCTCCATAGTGGTATGCCCCGACGGGCCACTCATCGTGCGGGGGGAATTCGAAATCGTCACGCCGTCGGGTGACCCCGTGCCCCGTGAGCGGAAAACCGTGGCGCTGTGCCGCTGCGGAGCGTCCGCCATCAAGCCGTACTGCGACGGAACGCACAAGATGATCAAGTTCCGCACTGAGCCGCCGGCCTCCTGA
- a CDS encoding DUF4235 domain-containing protein: protein MNLFIKLLGTGVSLGAGLVGTKLVNTIWEKTTGRKPPTGKDEDVPTSLQSALTFALISASVSTIIQVLANRGTQRAITRFAKSQDIV from the coding sequence ATGAACCTCTTCATCAAGCTGCTCGGCACCGGTGTGAGCCTCGGCGCCGGTCTGGTCGGCACCAAACTGGTCAACACCATCTGGGAAAAGACCACCGGCCGGAAGCCGCCTACCGGCAAGGACGAGGACGTGCCCACCAGCCTCCAGTCGGCTCTGACGTTCGCGCTCATCTCCGCTTCCGTCAGCACCATCATCCAGGTGCTGGCAAACCGCGGCACCCAGCGTGCCATCACCCGCTTTGCCAAAAGCCAGGACATTGTTTAA
- the mnhG gene encoding monovalent cation/H(+) antiporter subunit G gives MSPNFLSVDGWIDVVSAIFMVVGASMSLGAAIGLLRFPDLLSRMHAATKPQVLGLFLLLASIGLQMRSWWVWPVLLVAWIFQLLTAPVSAHMVGRAGYRTKHLHRELLTSDDLEAVVQKAAGQTAAIQEAAVQEAAEKAAREDGFGDGSGR, from the coding sequence ATGAGCCCTAATTTCCTGAGCGTGGACGGTTGGATCGATGTGGTGTCCGCCATTTTTATGGTGGTGGGTGCCTCCATGTCCCTGGGCGCTGCCATCGGCCTGCTGCGCTTTCCGGACCTGCTGAGCCGGATGCATGCCGCCACCAAGCCGCAGGTGCTTGGCCTGTTCCTGCTGTTGGCATCCATCGGCCTGCAGATGCGCAGCTGGTGGGTGTGGCCGGTGCTGCTGGTGGCCTGGATTTTCCAGCTCCTCACGGCGCCCGTTTCAGCGCACATGGTGGGCAGGGCCGGCTACCGTACCAAGCACCTGCACCGGGAATTGCTCACCTCGGATGACCTTGAGGCGGTGGTTCAGAAAGCCGCAGGCCAGACGGCCGCAATCCAGGAGGCCGCAGTCCAGGAGGCCGCCGAAAAAGCCGCCCGGGAGGACGGCTTCGGCGACGGCTCAGGGCGCTAA
- a CDS encoding monovalent cation/H+ antiporter complex subunit F, with translation MMQAVLAVTAVIFSLAAAGAIIRIARGPSLLDRVLASDVLLGILGGALCVDMAVNRHLNNLMLVVGISVIGFIGSVTVARFVADRREQPNEP, from the coding sequence ATGATGCAGGCCGTCCTGGCCGTTACGGCCGTTATCTTCTCGCTCGCCGCCGCTGGTGCCATCATCCGCATCGCCCGCGGCCCGTCGCTGCTGGACCGGGTGCTCGCGTCCGACGTGCTGCTCGGAATCCTGGGAGGCGCGCTGTGCGTCGACATGGCCGTGAACCGGCACCTGAACAACCTCATGCTGGTGGTGGGCATTTCTGTCATTGGATTTATCGGTTCCGTGACGGTGGCCCGGTTCGTGGCAGACCGGAGGGAACAGCCCAATGAGCCCTAA
- a CDS encoding Na+/H+ antiporter subunit E has translation MSRQRVSLRQELPLLVWLVIVWGALWQDFRPGNLLFGALLAVAVARLFYLPPVELSGRFNILYAVPFALVFLAKVVVASVQILYLAVTRGPEVTNAVVAVTLRSHQDLLVTATGHVISLIPGSLVVEVDRSTSTLYLHALNISSPQEVENLRNEVRSIEAGLIRIMGTPEELEAVRREAAA, from the coding sequence ATGAGCCGCCAGCGTGTTTCCCTGCGCCAGGAACTGCCGCTCCTGGTATGGCTGGTGATCGTCTGGGGCGCCCTTTGGCAGGACTTCAGGCCCGGCAACCTGCTGTTTGGGGCGTTGCTGGCAGTAGCAGTAGCCAGGCTGTTCTACCTTCCGCCGGTGGAACTCAGCGGCCGCTTCAACATCCTGTATGCCGTCCCGTTCGCCCTGGTCTTCCTGGCAAAGGTGGTGGTGGCCAGCGTCCAGATCCTGTACCTGGCCGTAACAAGGGGGCCCGAGGTGACCAACGCGGTGGTCGCGGTAACTTTGCGAAGCCACCAGGACCTGCTGGTCACAGCCACCGGGCACGTCATTTCCCTGATTCCGGGATCCCTGGTGGTGGAGGTGGACCGCTCGACCTCCACCCTGTACCTGCACGCCCTCAACATCAGCTCCCCTCAGGAAGTGGAGAACCTGCGCAATGAGGTGCGGTCCATCGAAGCCGGGCTTATCCGGATCATGGGCACCCCGGAAGAGCTGGAAGCTGTCCGAAGGGAGGCAGCCGCATGA
- a CDS encoding Na+/H+ antiporter subunit D produces the protein MNIASFAPLAVVLPILGAALTFMLIRHSRAQRVVSIALLSLTLLLECLLLAHVWNAGTVAVTLGGWLPPWGIVMVVDQFSSLMLVVSSAVSLAVLVYATGQGMADGDHDAPVSIFHPTYLILVAGVSNAFLSGDLFNLYVGFEILLTASYVLMTLGGTGPRIRAGVTYVVVSVVSSVLFLIAIAMIYGATGTVNMADLAIKLGELDQGTKTLLHVMLLVAFGIKAAVFPLSFWLPDSYPTAPAPVTAVFAGLLTKVGVYAIVRTETLLFPGDTLNTPLMVAALLTMVVGILGALAQSDIKRLLSFTLVSHIGYMVFGLAMSSVAGLGAAVFYVAHHITIQTSLFLVTGLIERRGGSSSVDRLGGLAKLSPLLALLFFIPGMNLAGIPPFSGFLGKVGLMQAGIELGTPLAYALVIGGVLTSLLTLLAVARVWNRAFWRRPTDAEHPDPVLLLAAEEAGKAEDRGPRTGTMVSTLPGTSRSTSASRAVLLPRTMVGSTLGLVVLGVSLTVFAGPLFGLSDRAAEDMLDRSPYIQAVMGEDTVVPPVHTSGGGR, from the coding sequence GTGAACATCGCAAGCTTTGCCCCGCTCGCCGTCGTACTTCCCATCCTGGGCGCTGCCCTGACCTTCATGCTGATCCGGCATTCCCGGGCGCAGCGGGTAGTCAGCATCGCCCTGTTGTCCCTGACCCTGCTGCTCGAATGCCTGCTGCTGGCCCACGTATGGAACGCCGGCACCGTGGCGGTGACCCTCGGCGGGTGGCTGCCGCCCTGGGGCATCGTCATGGTGGTGGACCAGTTCTCCTCGCTGATGCTGGTCGTCTCGTCCGCGGTGAGCCTGGCCGTGCTGGTGTACGCCACCGGACAGGGCATGGCCGATGGCGACCACGACGCACCGGTCTCGATCTTTCACCCCACCTACCTGATCCTGGTGGCCGGGGTCTCCAACGCCTTCCTCTCCGGTGACCTCTTCAACCTTTACGTGGGCTTCGAGATCCTGCTGACCGCTAGCTATGTGCTGATGACACTGGGCGGTACCGGTCCCAGGATCCGGGCGGGAGTCACGTACGTGGTGGTGTCCGTGGTGTCCTCGGTGCTGTTCCTGATTGCCATTGCCATGATCTACGGCGCCACCGGCACCGTGAACATGGCAGACCTTGCCATCAAGCTGGGCGAATTGGACCAGGGCACCAAAACCCTCCTGCACGTGATGCTGCTGGTGGCGTTCGGCATCAAGGCGGCGGTCTTTCCGCTGTCCTTCTGGCTCCCGGACTCCTATCCCACGGCGCCGGCTCCGGTTACCGCGGTGTTCGCCGGGCTGCTGACGAAAGTGGGCGTCTATGCCATCGTCCGCACGGAAACCCTGCTGTTCCCCGGAGACACGCTCAACACACCACTGATGGTGGCCGCGCTACTGACCATGGTGGTGGGAATCCTGGGCGCCCTGGCGCAGAGCGACATCAAGCGCCTGCTGTCCTTCACCCTGGTCAGCCACATTGGCTACATGGTGTTCGGGCTCGCGATGTCCTCGGTGGCAGGGCTTGGTGCAGCCGTGTTCTACGTGGCCCACCACATCACTATCCAGACAAGCCTCTTCCTGGTGACAGGCTTGATCGAACGCCGCGGCGGCAGTTCGTCTGTGGACCGCCTGGGCGGCCTGGCCAAGCTCTCGCCCCTCCTGGCGCTGCTGTTCTTCATCCCCGGCATGAACCTGGCAGGCATCCCGCCCTTCTCCGGATTCCTGGGGAAGGTGGGCCTGATGCAGGCCGGCATAGAGTTGGGGACCCCCCTGGCCTATGCCTTGGTGATCGGAGGGGTCCTCACCAGCCTGCTGACGCTGCTGGCGGTGGCCAGGGTCTGGAACCGGGCGTTCTGGCGCCGGCCCACCGACGCCGAACATCCGGACCCGGTGCTGCTTTTGGCTGCGGAAGAAGCAGGCAAGGCCGAGGACAGGGGCCCCCGCACCGGCACAATGGTGTCCACCCTTCCCGGCACGTCACGCAGCACCAGCGCTTCACGCGCAGTTCTACTGCCCAGGACCATGGTTGGCTCCACCTTGGGCCTGGTGGTACTGGGCGTGTCCCTCACGGTTTTCGCCGGGCCCCTGTTCGGGCTGTCCGACCGGGCGGCGGAGGACATGCTTGACCGCTCCCCGTACATTCAGGCCGTTATGGGCGAGGACACCGTTGTCCCGCCGGTCCATACATCGGGGGGAGGACGATGA
- a CDS encoding Na(+)/H(+) antiporter subunit C encodes MSINLTLLIVMGALYACGIYLILERSLTRVLLGLMLLANATNLLLLATGGYAGLAPLYSKDVAAGDYSDPLPQALILTSIVISFAVTAFMLGIIYRTWVLARRDEIQDDLEDLRVAETPSFDAEDDAEIPAETSEFPLTMLGGDGRDISDRGPAQAGAAATATLVAGGREMPAEKAAAEEKPGSTNVTPGPEGGGK; translated from the coding sequence ATGAGTATCAACCTGACCCTGCTGATCGTCATGGGTGCCCTGTACGCGTGCGGGATCTACCTGATCCTGGAACGCAGCCTCACCCGCGTACTGCTGGGGTTGATGCTCCTGGCCAACGCTACCAACCTGCTGCTCCTGGCCACCGGCGGGTATGCCGGCCTTGCTCCGCTGTACTCCAAGGATGTAGCGGCCGGGGACTATAGCGACCCCCTGCCCCAGGCCCTGATCCTGACGTCCATCGTCATCTCCTTTGCCGTGACGGCCTTTATGCTCGGCATCATCTACCGCACCTGGGTGCTGGCTCGCCGCGACGAAATCCAGGATGACCTGGAAGACCTCCGCGTCGCCGAAACCCCGAGCTTCGATGCCGAGGACGACGCCGAGATCCCCGCCGAAACCTCCGAGTTCCCACTCACCATGCTGGGTGGCGATGGCCGTGACATCTCCGACCGGGGCCCTGCGCAGGCAGGGGCTGCCGCCACTGCAACCCTCGTGGCCGGCGGCCGCGAGATGCCTGCCGAAAAGGCCGCCGCGGAAGAAAAGCCAGGCTCCACAAACGTCACCCCCGGCCCGGAAGGAGGCGGTAAGTGA